The proteins below are encoded in one region of Pseudonocardia sp. DSM 110487:
- a CDS encoding alpha/beta fold hydrolase codes for MTDGPPLPDALERHRDTSAGRMRSRSVGEPRPGVPEVVLVQGMAVADYLMPAVAELGRWTRAHLVELPGYAGSGEPTRKLDVPGYAAAVVEWLDAAEFGPVVLAGHSSGTQVAARAAVKAGPRRVVAVVLASPTVAPIARPLPRMLVRWRLDGQHEPPGLTGSHLHEWRRAGVRGLLHLVRVHLRDRIEESVPEMTVPLLVLRGVDDRLSTAEWARGLAAAAPAGRYVEVPGAHTFVWADPGSWSAPVRQLALEAA; via the coding sequence ATGACGGACGGCCCACCCCTGCCCGATGCGCTGGAACGCCACCGGGACACCTCCGCGGGCCGGATGCGCAGCCGCTCCGTCGGTGAGCCCCGCCCCGGCGTACCCGAAGTGGTGCTGGTGCAGGGCATGGCCGTGGCCGACTACCTGATGCCCGCTGTCGCCGAGCTGGGCCGGTGGACGCGGGCGCACCTCGTCGAGCTGCCGGGGTACGCCGGGAGCGGGGAGCCGACCCGCAAGCTCGACGTGCCCGGCTACGCCGCCGCGGTCGTCGAGTGGCTCGACGCCGCGGAGTTCGGTCCTGTGGTGCTGGCGGGGCACTCCAGCGGTACCCAGGTCGCCGCGCGGGCGGCGGTCAAGGCCGGGCCACGCCGGGTGGTCGCGGTGGTACTGGCGAGCCCGACCGTCGCTCCGATCGCCCGGCCGCTGCCGCGGATGCTGGTGCGCTGGCGGCTCGACGGGCAACACGAACCGCCCGGCCTGACCGGCTCGCACCTGCACGAATGGCGCCGGGCGGGCGTGCGCGGGCTGCTGCACCTGGTGCGGGTGCACCTGCGCGACCGCATCGAGGAGTCCGTGCCCGAGATGACCGTCCCGCTGCTCGTACTCCGCGGCGTCGACGATCGGCTCAGCACCGCGGAGTGGGCCCGCGGCCTGGCCGCTGCCGCGCCCGCGGGCCGGTACGTGGAAGTGCCCGGGGCGCACACCTTCGTCTGGGCGGACCCGGGCTCATGGAGCGCGCCCGTGCGGCAGCTGGCCCTAGAGGCGGCATGA
- a CDS encoding NAD(P)/FAD-dependent oxidoreductase has product MDHVDAVVVGAGINGMAAAAHLARGGWSVALVDQHERIGGFVAGEERTVPGYQHDTYSSWHPLFVTGPVYADLGADLHRHGLEYANSDGPVAASVSDAGDVTIAHRDVEQTVAGFADAADRDAYRAAIKRFGAHAAHIGGLLGSELHSPGVLGPLWGLARDGGRRELAAYAREVATSGRAWLRTHFRGPEVDRLWAPWLLHAGLAPDSASGGLMVPVFAATLHAAGLPVVVGGAGNFVTAWERLLAERGVTVHTGRRAERVVLVDGVAAGVAGDRWSITAERAVLASVTPAALYGSLLPPGAVPSAVADEAARFRPGRAAMQVHVALSGPVPWRDPALAAVPLVHLSDGSASTAIACAEAEAGLLPRRPTVVVGQQHVLDPSRVPPGTAALWLQLQEVPFTPVGDAAGDLDVSAGWDAALARGYADRVLDRVAAHAPGLRELVVATDVITPADLAAYNPNAIAGDPYAGSAELDQNFLWRAGHSTPVPRLWHIGASTHPGPGLGGASGHLVARRLLTPAIPERLRRMIAARPGSRDP; this is encoded by the coding sequence GTGGATCATGTCGATGCCGTCGTCGTCGGGGCCGGGATCAACGGCATGGCCGCCGCCGCGCATCTCGCGCGGGGCGGCTGGTCGGTGGCACTGGTCGACCAGCACGAGCGGATCGGCGGGTTCGTCGCGGGCGAGGAGCGCACGGTGCCGGGCTACCAGCACGACACCTACTCCTCGTGGCACCCGCTCTTCGTCACCGGCCCCGTGTACGCCGACCTGGGGGCCGACCTGCACCGGCACGGCCTGGAGTACGCCAACTCCGACGGTCCGGTCGCGGCGTCGGTGTCCGACGCGGGGGACGTGACGATCGCCCACCGCGACGTCGAGCAGACCGTGGCCGGCTTCGCCGACGCAGCCGACCGGGACGCCTACCGCGCCGCGATCAAGCGGTTCGGCGCGCACGCCGCGCACATCGGCGGGCTACTGGGCAGCGAGCTGCACTCGCCCGGCGTGCTCGGCCCCCTGTGGGGGCTCGCCCGCGACGGCGGCCGTCGCGAGCTGGCGGCCTACGCGCGCGAGGTCGCGACCAGCGGACGGGCCTGGCTGCGCACCCACTTCCGGGGCCCCGAGGTCGACCGGCTCTGGGCGCCGTGGCTGCTGCACGCGGGTCTCGCGCCCGACAGCGCCTCCGGTGGCCTGATGGTGCCGGTCTTCGCCGCGACCCTGCACGCCGCCGGCCTTCCCGTCGTGGTCGGCGGCGCCGGCAACTTCGTGACCGCATGGGAGCGGCTGCTGGCCGAGCGGGGCGTCACCGTGCACACCGGCCGCAGGGCCGAACGGGTCGTGCTGGTGGACGGCGTGGCCGCCGGGGTCGCGGGCGACCGCTGGAGCATCACCGCGGAACGGGCGGTGCTCGCGTCGGTGACACCGGCCGCGCTCTACGGGTCGCTGCTGCCGCCCGGTGCCGTGCCGTCCGCGGTGGCCGACGAGGCGGCGCGCTTCCGGCCGGGGCGGGCGGCGATGCAGGTGCACGTCGCGCTGTCCGGGCCGGTGCCGTGGCGCGATCCGGCACTCGCGGCGGTGCCGCTCGTGCACCTGTCGGACGGGTCGGCCTCAACGGCGATCGCCTGCGCCGAGGCGGAGGCGGGCCTGCTGCCGCGGCGCCCGACGGTGGTGGTCGGCCAGCAGCACGTACTGGACCCCTCCCGGGTGCCGCCGGGGACGGCCGCGCTGTGGCTGCAGCTGCAGGAGGTGCCGTTCACGCCGGTGGGCGACGCGGCGGGCGATCTCGACGTCTCGGCAGGCTGGGATGCGGCACTGGCCCGCGGGTACGCCGATCGCGTGCTCGACCGGGTCGCGGCGCACGCACCCGGGCTGCGCGAACTGGTGGTCGCCACGGACGTGATCACCCCCGCCGACCTCGCGGCGTACAACCCGAACGCGATCGCGGGCGACCCCTACGCAGGTTCTGCCGAGCTGGACCAGAACTTCCTCTGGCGCGCAGGCCACTCGACGCCGGTGCCGCGGCTGTGGCACATCGGCGCCTCGACGCACCCGGGACCGGGCCTGGGGGGAGCCTCCGGCCACCTCGTCGCTCGTCGACTGCTGACGCCGGCGATCCCCGAGCGACTCCGCCGGATGATCGCCGCTCGGCCGGGTAGTCGAGATCCATGA
- a CDS encoding pyridoxal-dependent decarboxylase, which translates to MDLRSLLRHAADVAADYRASLPDRPVQAPTDPDTLLERFGGPLPRTPTPPAQVVEELVAAADGGLMSSAGPRYFGFVVGGALPAATAADVLAAGWDQAGFNNALSPAAVAAERAASTWLLELLGLPATATVGFVTGAQAGNTVGLAAGRHHVLRAAGWDVERDGLQGAPRVRIVASEERHATIDRSARLLGLGSAAIVPVAAGPNGAIDVDDLSRVLRMGPAGPTILCLQAGNVNTGAVDALLAATAIGRVHGAWVHVDGAFGLWAAAAPARSHLVDGVELADSWSCDGHKWLNVPYDCGFAICAHPDVHVAAMNYTASYLTGSGGPVPMPGDLVLESSRRARGFAVWAALRELGAEGTADLVERCCRLAARFAAGLADGGSEIANDVVLNQVLVGFGGDARTDAVIAAVQRDGTCWMGGTTWRGRRYMRIAVSNATTTEEDVDRSVAAVRRAVDLV; encoded by the coding sequence ATGGACCTCAGATCGCTCCTGCGGCATGCCGCGGACGTCGCCGCGGACTACCGGGCTTCCCTCCCCGACCGGCCCGTGCAGGCGCCGACCGACCCTGACACGCTGCTGGAGCGGTTCGGCGGGCCGCTGCCCCGCACTCCGACCCCGCCGGCACAGGTCGTCGAGGAGCTCGTCGCCGCGGCCGATGGCGGGCTGATGAGCAGCGCCGGGCCGCGCTACTTCGGCTTCGTCGTCGGCGGCGCACTGCCCGCCGCCACCGCGGCGGACGTGCTCGCCGCCGGGTGGGATCAGGCCGGCTTCAACAACGCGCTCTCCCCAGCGGCGGTGGCCGCCGAGCGCGCCGCGAGCACGTGGCTGCTGGAGCTGCTGGGCCTGCCGGCCACCGCCACGGTGGGGTTCGTGACCGGCGCCCAGGCCGGCAACACCGTGGGGCTGGCCGCAGGCCGCCACCACGTGCTGCGGGCCGCCGGGTGGGACGTCGAGCGCGACGGCCTCCAGGGCGCGCCGCGGGTGCGGATCGTCGCGAGCGAGGAGCGGCACGCCACGATCGACCGGTCCGCGCGCCTGCTCGGCCTCGGCTCCGCCGCGATCGTCCCGGTGGCCGCAGGCCCGAACGGCGCCATCGACGTCGACGACCTGTCCCGCGTGCTCCGGATGGGCCCGGCCGGGCCGACGATCCTGTGCCTGCAGGCCGGCAACGTCAACACCGGCGCTGTCGACGCGCTCCTCGCGGCCACCGCCATCGGCCGCGTGCACGGCGCATGGGTTCACGTCGACGGCGCGTTCGGGCTGTGGGCGGCCGCCGCGCCCGCCCGCTCCCACCTCGTGGACGGCGTCGAGCTGGCCGACTCGTGGTCCTGCGACGGGCACAAGTGGCTGAACGTTCCCTACGACTGCGGCTTCGCGATCTGCGCCCACCCCGACGTGCACGTCGCCGCGATGAACTACACGGCGAGCTACCTCACCGGTTCCGGTGGCCCGGTGCCCATGCCGGGCGACCTCGTGCTCGAGTCGTCGCGGCGCGCCCGCGGCTTCGCCGTGTGGGCCGCCCTGCGGGAGCTCGGGGCCGAGGGGACGGCCGATCTCGTCGAGAGGTGCTGCCGGCTGGCCGCCCGCTTCGCCGCCGGGCTGGCGGACGGCGGATCGGAGATCGCGAACGACGTCGTGCTGAACCAGGTCCTCGTCGGCTTCGGGGGCGACGCCCGCACCGACGCCGTGATCGCCGCGGTGCAGCGCGACGGAACCTGCTGGATGGGTGGCACCACCTGGCGCGGCCGCCGCTACATGCGGATCGCGGTGTCCAACGCGACGACCACCGAGGAGGACGTGGACCGCTCCGTGGCCGCGGTACGTCGAGCGGTCGATCTTGTCTGA
- a CDS encoding ABC transporter substrate-binding protein, with protein sequence MMLRQRVLVASGLVLACTVATACSEGDPVSTERGGPGAEVKTIGLMVQDLSNPFFQSMANGVKAGAEKIGATVNVQDGRQDLGAQNEQIDALIQQQIDVLLINAVDSDGIGPAVERAKQAGITVVAVDVAARGAEAQVTLDNTAAGNLACTYLADQIGGAGDILLINGTPISSVQDRVTGCKQALQAYPQITIVAEQNGDNGRAEALTIATDMLTAHPDVKGIFGINDPTALGATLAAQQAGIGGLVIVGVDASPEAVAELQKPDSMFKATAAQDPNTQGAIALEMAQKLFAGEPLEQTNVLVPTEMITRDNLAQYKGWQ encoded by the coding sequence ATGATGCTGCGGCAGCGGGTGCTGGTGGCGAGCGGATTGGTGCTGGCGTGCACGGTGGCCACCGCTTGTAGCGAGGGCGACCCGGTCAGCACCGAGCGCGGCGGGCCGGGAGCCGAGGTCAAGACGATCGGGCTGATGGTCCAGGACCTGTCCAACCCGTTCTTCCAGTCGATGGCCAACGGGGTGAAGGCCGGGGCGGAGAAGATCGGCGCCACCGTCAACGTGCAGGACGGGCGACAGGACCTCGGCGCCCAGAACGAGCAGATCGACGCGTTGATCCAGCAGCAGATCGACGTGCTGCTGATCAACGCAGTCGACTCCGACGGCATCGGCCCCGCCGTCGAGCGGGCCAAGCAGGCCGGCATCACGGTCGTCGCGGTCGACGTCGCGGCGCGGGGCGCCGAGGCCCAGGTCACGCTCGACAACACCGCGGCCGGCAACCTCGCCTGCACCTACCTGGCCGACCAGATCGGCGGCGCAGGCGACATCCTGCTGATCAACGGCACGCCGATCTCGTCCGTGCAGGACCGGGTCACCGGCTGCAAGCAGGCCCTGCAGGCCTACCCGCAGATCACGATCGTCGCCGAGCAGAACGGCGACAACGGCCGCGCCGAGGCGCTCACCATCGCCACCGACATGCTCACCGCCCACCCGGACGTGAAGGGGATCTTCGGGATCAACGACCCCACGGCCCTGGGTGCCACGCTCGCCGCGCAGCAGGCCGGCATCGGCGGCCTGGTGATCGTCGGCGTCGACGCGTCCCCCGAGGCCGTCGCGGAGCTGCAGAAGCCGGACTCGATGTTCAAGGCCACCGCGGCGCAGGACCCCAACACCCAGGGCGCGATCGCGCTCGAGATGGCCCAGAAGCTGTTCGCAGGCGAGCCGCTCGAGCAGACGAACGTGCTGGTGCCGACCGAGATGATCACGCGCGACAACCTGGCGCAGTACAAGGGCTGGCAGTAG